Proteins encoded together in one Stutzerimonas stutzeri window:
- the purH gene encoding bifunctional phosphoribosylaminoimidazolecarboxamide formyltransferase/IMP cyclohydrolase gives MTDQTTRLPVRRALISVSDKTGVVDFARELEALGVEILSTGGTFKLLRENGIAAIEVADYTGFPEMMDGRVKTLHPKIHGGILGRRDLDGAVMAEHGIAPIDLVAVNLYPFAATVAKPGCTLPDAIENIDIGGPTMVRSAAKNHKDVAIVVNAEDYAAVVDNLKNGGLTYAQRFDLALKAFEHTAGYDGMIANYLGGIDQSTEQLSTDNRSLFPRTYNMQFIKAQDMRYGENPHQQAAFYVEKPDEACVATARQLQGKELSFNNVADTDAALECVKSFTKPACVIVKHANPCGVAVVPENEGGIRKAYDLAYATDSESAFGGIIAFNRELDGETAQAIVERQFVEVIIAPKVSQAARDVVASKANVRLLECGEWPAERSPGWDYKRVNGGLLIQSRDIGMITEADLKIVTQRAPTEQEIHDLIFAWKVAKFVKSNAIVYAKNRQTVGVGAGQMSRVNSARIAAIKAEHAGLQVQGAVMASDAFFPFRDGIDNAAKAGITAVIQPGGSMRDNEVIAAADEAGIAMVFTGMRHFRH, from the coding sequence ATGACCGACCAAACCACCCGCCTTCCCGTGCGCCGCGCGCTGATCAGCGTGTCCGACAAGACCGGCGTCGTCGACTTCGCCCGTGAACTCGAAGCCCTTGGCGTCGAGATCCTGTCCACCGGTGGCACCTTCAAGCTGCTGCGCGAGAATGGCATCGCCGCCATCGAGGTCGCCGACTACACCGGCTTCCCGGAAATGATGGATGGCCGGGTGAAGACCCTGCATCCGAAGATCCACGGCGGCATCCTCGGCCGTCGTGATCTGGACGGTGCGGTCATGGCCGAGCACGGCATCGCGCCGATTGATCTGGTGGCGGTCAACCTCTACCCGTTCGCCGCCACCGTGGCCAAGCCCGGTTGCACCCTGCCGGACGCCATCGAGAATATCGATATCGGCGGCCCGACCATGGTCCGCAGCGCGGCGAAGAACCACAAGGATGTCGCCATCGTGGTCAACGCCGAGGACTACGCGGCAGTGGTCGACAACCTGAAGAACGGCGGGCTGACCTATGCCCAACGCTTCGACCTGGCGCTCAAGGCGTTCGAACACACCGCCGGCTATGACGGCATGATCGCCAACTACCTCGGCGGCATCGACCAGAGCACCGAGCAGCTCAGCACCGACAACCGCAGCCTGTTCCCGCGCACCTACAACATGCAGTTCATCAAGGCGCAGGACATGCGCTACGGTGAGAACCCGCACCAGCAGGCCGCCTTCTACGTCGAGAAGCCGGACGAAGCCTGCGTCGCCACCGCCAGGCAGCTGCAGGGCAAGGAGCTGTCGTTCAACAACGTGGCCGACACCGACGCCGCGCTGGAGTGCGTGAAGAGCTTCACCAAGCCGGCCTGTGTGATCGTCAAGCATGCCAACCCCTGTGGCGTCGCCGTCGTACCGGAAAACGAAGGCGGCATCCGCAAGGCCTATGACCTGGCCTACGCCACCGACAGCGAGTCGGCCTTCGGCGGCATCATCGCCTTCAACCGCGAGCTGGACGGCGAAACCGCCCAGGCCATCGTCGAGCGTCAATTCGTCGAGGTGATCATCGCGCCCAAGGTTTCCCAGGCAGCCCGCGATGTGGTCGCCAGCAAGGCCAACGTCCGACTGCTCGAATGCGGCGAGTGGCCGGCCGAGCGCAGTCCGGGCTGGGACTACAAGCGCGTCAACGGCGGCCTGCTGATCCAGAGCCGTGACATCGGCATGATCACCGAGGCGGACCTCAAGATCGTCACCCAGCGCGCACCGACCGAGCAGGAGATCCACGACCTGATCTTCGCCTGGAAAGTGGCCAAGTTCGTCAAGTCCAACGCCATCGTCTACGCCAAGAACCGCCAGACCGTCGGTGTCGGCGCCGGCCAGATGAGCCGCGTCAACTCCGCGCGCATCGCCGCGATCAAGGCCGAACACGCCGGTCTGCAGGTGCAGGGCGCGGTCATGGCTTCCGATGCCTTCTTCCCGTTCCGCGACGGCATCGACAACGCAGCCAAGGCCGGCATCACCGCAGTGATCCAGCCGGGTGGCTCGATGCGCGACAACGAAGTGATCGCCGCGGCCGACGAAGCCGGTATTGCCATGGTGTTCACCGGCATGCGCCACTTCCGCCACTAA
- the fis gene encoding DNA-binding transcriptional regulator Fis, translating to MTLLNETLVSGTTSVSDNVNLKQHLNTPSEAGQTLRGSVEKALHNYFARLEGADVTDVYNLVLSEVEAPLLETVMHYVKGNQTKASELLGLNRGTLRKKLKQYDLL from the coding sequence ATGACGCTGTTGAATGAAACATTGGTAAGTGGAACAACATCCGTGAGTGACAACGTGAACCTCAAGCAGCACCTGAACACGCCGAGCGAAGCAGGGCAGACGTTGCGCGGCAGCGTCGAGAAGGCGCTGCACAACTATTTCGCCCGTCTCGAAGGTGCCGACGTCACGGACGTTTACAACCTCGTGCTCTCCGAAGTGGAGGCGCCGCTGCTGGAAACCGTGATGCATTACGTGAAGGGCAACCAGACCAAGGCATCCGAGCTGCTCGGCCTGAATCGCGGCACCCTGCGCAAGAAACTCAAACAGTACGACCTGCTCTGA
- the dusB gene encoding tRNA dihydrouridine synthase DusB, whose translation MSAVRIGPYTLTNRLILAPMAGVTDQPFRQLCRRFGAAMVVSEMLTSDVRLWNSRKSRLRMPHADEPEPRSVQIAGGDPQMLAEAAQRNVELGAQIIDINMGCPAKKVCNKAAGSALMRDERLVADILEAVVAAVDVPVTLKIRTGWDRQNKNGATIARIAEQSGIAALAVHGRTRADLYTGEAEYDTIAAIKQAVSIPVFANGDIDSPHKAARVLQVTGADGLLIGRAAQGRPWIFREVEHYLRTGELLAAPTLGEVESTLLEHVQALHEFYGEVMGVRIARKHVGWYLATLPGARDFRARFNHLEDRDAQGSSIRQFFAEQRSGPGSVDGTEVAA comes from the coding sequence ATGTCAGCGGTACGCATCGGCCCCTACACCTTGACGAATCGGTTGATTCTCGCGCCCATGGCGGGCGTGACCGATCAGCCGTTCCGCCAGTTGTGCCGCCGCTTCGGCGCGGCCATGGTGGTCTCGGAAATGCTCACCAGCGATGTGCGCCTGTGGAACAGCCGCAAGTCGCGGTTACGCATGCCCCATGCCGACGAACCCGAGCCACGCTCGGTGCAGATCGCCGGCGGCGACCCGCAGATGCTCGCCGAAGCGGCGCAGCGCAACGTCGAGCTGGGCGCACAGATCATCGATATCAACATGGGTTGCCCGGCAAAGAAGGTCTGCAACAAGGCCGCCGGTTCGGCGCTGATGCGCGATGAGCGGCTGGTCGCGGACATTCTCGAGGCCGTGGTCGCCGCGGTGGATGTGCCGGTGACGCTGAAGATCCGCACCGGCTGGGACCGCCAGAACAAGAATGGCGCGACCATCGCCCGCATCGCCGAACAGTCCGGCATCGCGGCGCTGGCAGTGCACGGGCGCACCCGAGCCGACCTGTATACCGGCGAGGCCGAATACGACACCATCGCCGCCATCAAGCAGGCGGTGTCGATTCCGGTGTTTGCCAACGGCGACATCGATTCGCCGCATAAGGCGGCCAGGGTGCTCCAGGTCACTGGGGCGGATGGCCTGCTGATTGGACGTGCGGCGCAGGGTCGCCCATGGATCTTTCGCGAAGTGGAGCATTATCTGCGCACCGGCGAGTTGCTCGCGGCGCCGACGCTGGGCGAGGTCGAAAGCACCCTGCTGGAACATGTTCAGGCGCTGCACGAATTCTATGGCGAGGTGATGGGAGTTCGTATCGCCCGCAAGCACGTGGGTTGGTATCTCGCAACACTGCCGGGCGCGCGGGACTTCCGCGCCCGTTTCAATCATCTGGAAGACAGGGATGCGCAAGGCTCCAGCATCCGGCAATTCTTTGCCGAACAACGCTCTGGGCCTGGCTCGGTGGATGGAACAGAGGTGGCCGCATGA
- a CDS encoding DUF3426 domain-containing protein, with the protein MTSFITHCPNCSTRFRISRSQLRAAHGAVRCGACLEVFNAVHHLLRDELSPAPGQVAATTAAQAETPRPVAATPGAAPTSKADETLWIHDDLDLDSLDLDEELAKLEQQERELSQDLLSLETRSGSTKTARASDAATSEHDESWAEILLNAEQTATSAVPGSDGPVSFTPVTADTPQPPSPLAVSARPLSAAKAQQARSERVEPALSLPDTEPLDQPDDPVIPQREPELRGEPLFELDDEPLQLDWQERKKPWGRWLGWGTLNLLAVLALGAQYVVYNYDELSRQHQYRPWFERICPTLGCELPALVDIGQIKSSNLVVRSHPEFTGALVVDAILYNRAPFAQPFPLLEIRFADLNGKLLASRSFKPSEYLSGELAGQTIMPPQVPIHIALDILDPGAKAVNYSLGFHSPD; encoded by the coding sequence ATGACCAGCTTCATCACCCATTGCCCCAACTGCAGCACCCGCTTTCGCATCAGCCGCAGCCAGCTCCGCGCGGCCCATGGAGCAGTGCGCTGCGGTGCCTGCCTGGAAGTCTTCAATGCAGTCCACCATCTGCTGCGTGACGAGCTGAGCCCGGCCCCGGGGCAGGTCGCGGCGACCACCGCCGCGCAGGCGGAGACTCCGCGCCCGGTCGCAGCCACGCCCGGCGCCGCGCCGACCAGCAAGGCCGATGAAACCCTGTGGATTCACGATGACCTGGATCTGGACAGCCTCGATCTGGACGAGGAACTGGCCAAACTGGAGCAGCAGGAGCGCGAACTGTCGCAGGACCTGCTCAGCCTGGAAACCCGCAGCGGCTCGACGAAGACCGCGCGGGCGTCGGATGCCGCCACCAGCGAGCACGACGAAAGCTGGGCGGAAATCCTGCTGAATGCCGAGCAGACCGCCACGTCCGCCGTACCTGGGAGTGATGGGCCAGTCAGCTTCACCCCGGTCACCGCCGATACCCCGCAGCCACCGAGCCCGCTTGCGGTCAGTGCCCGGCCGCTGTCGGCCGCCAAGGCGCAACAGGCACGCAGCGAACGTGTCGAGCCAGCCCTGAGCCTTCCGGACACCGAGCCCCTCGATCAGCCCGATGATCCTGTCATCCCCCAGCGTGAACCCGAACTGCGCGGCGAGCCGCTGTTCGAACTCGACGACGAGCCGCTGCAACTGGACTGGCAGGAACGCAAGAAGCCCTGGGGACGCTGGCTCGGCTGGGGCACGCTGAACCTGCTCGCGGTGCTCGCGCTGGGTGCGCAATACGTCGTCTACAACTACGACGAGCTGTCGCGCCAGCATCAGTACCGCCCCTGGTTCGAGCGTATCTGCCCGACCCTCGGCTGCGAACTGCCGGCCCTGGTCGATATCGGCCAGATCAAGAGCAGCAACCTGGTCGTACGCAGCCACCCCGAGTTCACCGGAGCACTGGTGGTCGATGCGATCCTCTACAACCGCGCCCCCTTTGCACAGCCCTTTCCGCTGCTGGAAATCCGCTTCGCCGACCTGAACGGCAAACTGCTGGCCAGCCGCAGCTTCAAACCCAGCGAGTACCTGTCCGGCGAGCTAGCCGGCCAGACGATCATGCCGCCGCAGGTCCCGATCCACATTGCCCTGGACATCCTCGACCCCGGCGCGAAGGCGGTGAACTACAGCCTGGGATTCCATTCTCCGGACTAG